From Rhinopithecus roxellana isolate Shanxi Qingling chromosome 17, ASM756505v1, whole genome shotgun sequence, one genomic window encodes:
- the ID2 gene encoding DNA-binding protein inhibitor ID-2 codes for MDALPSANGDEGKPERVAPASADKSRPAGLGLHSEPSPVPSAASSAGGGGGLSFRAASSLPVSPSLAVSMKAFSPVRSVRKNSLSDHSLGISRSKTPVDDPMSLLYNMNDCYSKLKELVPSIPQNKKVSKMEILQHVIDYILDLQIALDSHPTIVSLHHQRPGQNQASRTPLTTLNTDISILSLQASEFPSELMSNDSKALCG; via the exons ATGGACGCGCTACCTTCCGCCAATGGGGACGAAGGGAAGCCCGAGCGTGTGGCCCCGGCGAGTGCGGATAAAAGCCGCCCCGCCGGGCTCGGGCTTCATTCTGAGCCGAGCCCAGTGCCAAGCGCAGCTAGCTCagcaggcggcggcggcggcctgAGCTTCAGGGCAGCCAGCTCCCTCCCGGTCTCGCCTTCCCTCGCGGTCAGCATGAAAGCCTTCAGTCCCGTGAGGTCCGTTAGGAAAAACAGCCTGTCGGACCACAGCCTGGGCATCTCCCGGAGCAAAACCCCGGTGGACGACCCGATGAGCCTGCTGTACAACATGAACGACTGCTACTCCAAGCTCAAGGAGCTGGTGCCCAGCATCCCCCAGAACAAGAAGGTGAGCAAGATGGAAATCCTGCAGCACGTCATCGACTACATCTTGGACCTGCAGATCGCCCTGGACTCGCATCCCACTATTGTCAGCCTCCATCACCAGAGACCCGGGCAGAACCAGGCGTCCAGGACGCCGCTGACCACCCTCAACACGGACATCAGCATCCTGTCCTTGCAG GCTTCTGAATTCCCTTCTGAGTTAATGTCAAATGACAGCAAAGCACTGTGTGGCTGA